From one Plasmodium knowlesi strain H genome assembly, chromosome: 11 genomic stretch:
- a CDS encoding tyrosine kinase-like protein, putative, whose translation MNGHSFYGNPNEPDVSNHHPKSANNVFCSNIISRQEFNKDFMRSRNFLEEQNFNGCSNGLSKVGSANNGMVYVNSHGELVHLDYNGHAAPRGMKGQLYSGHVGGHPSGNFSSQVSGNLSSHLSSQASGHFSRPSLNGSNVFKKVLPNQAEYIHGDFLGEKKKIYHSQSLGNNAPMMEAPTSKCNVNANEIMNKRLFINNLIEIKEKLNNIKRERMDYEKEDEEKEEEENANYMVHLKSYDKLKNSYSLTNVNKVQEKIMNKVKAQEEKKKMSYSTFFEDCGGDVNYPGGQINGQINGHISGHPSSHPSSRICNPSQQNEQYAKFEKRKSAEQMDEESNYVFYDLKQYLGENHRQKKGYFGMNGVYGEKQGEMSLDHPSGRPSDRAVERAGGRLAEQLNDPLQDRKYDSYLDRKCNNLHDRHFEKFLVRKEDQEKAKNDQKEKQSKYEHLQKIGTAVGGASDHMMRMVLEQESLYNNMQKHAGPSKALYTNSVKGLKVVDNVMCCLPPEDTNHKGKKNIPTMMYLGGSVSPPGVGGIGGVDPCGKVFNESNVYDVPTSLYLSKGLRDEDNLKRMLNASTKKVLNYEEDYRMHPSEGYQLYKSKKNGGGAGCIENGAGAQMGTTSTPLRNENENYVGKSCSCTNYGKKKGAMTDAVSRGNCSGDHLKKVVGRIEKNGNLAEQVKGSGAGGSMDMRMENNKGEKNVCRKNSGASMSNNINLNVSDTDLNGNKNSSEKRNSYDNNNGMISNNSINNVDNTVAYFKENCLSNENVVYDEEKKIFKTKENCNIKIYRRSLEKEKMLNFPLIHLGENDVIVKRIKLYYPIRNENIFTNISKIIFMTSTNICSLYLSDSYLIHYDDVKIQSYLSKGGFGVVYKGILLRKLKKCEIMYGASGKYSKALSNQNSLKGLGGASGETAGRTQGGRSSHRQLNGEDNDQDNDEDEAYEQEQQQMEQQLDERRNVLHADGGNQDGSSNYADNSNVQDGAESKGNSGHASGPNRSTPNSNSPKGDFPNKHFPMKKKKSHNSDNSKLSRSTKKLCNLRNQLIEKIFDTFKNPVNPNGGGSGMNGGYPLRGAEREEEAREVQPEEEEDEQPYDDDERKKNCDIEDILKSWDDDKANQEVKKKAINHDNYNMSKGNERMLLRNGEKFGIGNVNPGEDVEDAEFGSDGEKNPEQKQMDKEEAMEKMDLKKGSNCIHVQEIRKLKKKMLNFIYSKKTNEKIIIDRDEFFIEAKRIFYKLKMMNNTELDKKYHEEIIAYLLLDVYHNNTAYKNSLCFLYVKGKNIITYGMNKESLYIFDNKNIFHYYSDKCIFKIVFIDEHKELKKYQNLTVFNVLNNERMMKTSSLLKHEINKHKNGLNKLAIIPFSKMNMSHLLNALIFGFLKFLFNLRKKYHKQPNNCSCYPQGEDLQSTPNGKSLKKMMEREQDNNQTNMSNNNAFFSNLQYTNSDACGDGAFNFNKEDRDSIILQEKINMLDEFLCCNYEEVSADYAGGKSKIMGGSGSGNNDRSDETENNNGVGTGSGSGVTAHGSSGRSNNVHRDEADKMGSTSKANLHLSNNGAGSSTVLNTNNTDESKTTMMMNVSRKKNAFKDYGNEREYNYSGKVSNREEAQQHLEDVCAENCGRDEGENDGDQDDNDDGSDDDGSDDDGSDDDGSDDDDDDGDADEERAFLSLSRAGRKVKGTGEKGLLPEVKNVGRMGVVKSSKCRVDTKGIKNAKVTSLSVEGKNLLKMKSGADGKGVKNMAFEVKEEAAEGRNLINDSEKVGDEKTCEQSEELVQVKTPVAIKIHDLKDSKNLKNFLREIEIYKNIQRPNICTFYGICIRSNKLMLLLEYYPKGNLFNFLKNKNKIHKKQRLAWASEMCSIVHAFHTHNPPVINGDIKTSNVLIDNNMHLVMCDFGKARFKNTKLYSNFGSYRYMAPETFSCTSEVTEKIDIWSLACCIVEIFSSKYPYHNLSKNIKIRHELLVNKKTPHIPNFLPNSMKKCLQRCFSFNPEERPCAYEMYKCLKKIKVVE comes from the coding sequence ATGAATGGGCACTCATTTTATGGGAACCCAAATGAGCCCGACGTGAGTAACCATCACCCCAAAAGCGCCAACAACGTTTTCTGTAGCAACATTATTTCGAGGCAAGAATTTAATAAGGATTTCATGAGGAGTAGGAATTTTTTGGAGGAGCAAAATTTCAATGGGTGTTCGAATGGTCTTTCCAAGGTGGGGAGTGCAAACAACGGCATGGTGTATGTGAATAGCCATGGGGAGTTGGTCCATTTGGATTACAACGGGCACGCCGCCCCTAGGGGCATGAAGGGGCAGTTGTATAGTGGGCATGTTGGTGGGCACCCTAGCGGTAATTTTAGCAGTCAAGTGAGTGGCAACCTTAGTAGCCACCTTAGCAGTCAAGCTAGCGGCCATTTTAGTCGACCCAGCTTGAACGGAAGTAACGTGTTCAAGAAGGTGCTCCCAAACCAAGCTGAATACATACACGGGGATTtccttggagaaaaaaagaaaatctaCCACAGTCAAAGTCTAGGGAATAACGCCCCCATGATGGAGGCACCTACTAGCAAGTGCAACGTTAATGCCAATGAAATAATGAACAAGCGCTTATTTATCAATAATCTTAtcgaaataaaagagaaactGAACAACATTAAAAGGGAGAGGATGGATTATGAGAAGGAggatgaagagaaggaagaggaggaaaatgctaACTACATGGttcatttaaaaagttaTGATAAATTGAAGAATTCATATTCATTAACAAATGTAAATAAAGTGCaggagaaaattatgaacaaggTCAAGGCccaggaggagaaaaaaaaaatgtcttacAGTACCTTTTTTGAAGATTGCGGGGGGGATGTGAATTACCCAGGCGGTCAGATCAATGGTCAAATCAATGGTCATATCAGCGGTCACCCCAGCAGTCACCCCAGCAGTCGCATCTGCAATCCATCGCAGCAGAATGAGCAATATGCCAAGttcgaaaaaaggaaaagcgcCGAACAGATGGATGAAGAGAGCAACTACGTGTTTTACGACTTGAAGCAATACCTAGGAGAGAACCACCGGCAGAAGAAGGGATACTTTGGAATGAATGGTGTCTATGGGGAGAAGCAGGGAGAAATGTCACTCGATCATCCATCAGGTCGTCCATCTGATCGTGCAGTCGAACGGGCGGGTGGTCGGCTCGCAGAGCAACTGAATGATCCTCTCCAAGATCGGAAGTACGATAGTTACTTGGATCGAAAGTGCAATAATTTGCATGACcgacattttgaaaaattcctTGTCAGGAAGGAAGACCAAGAAAAGGCGAAAAATGatcagaaggaaaaacaaagtaAGTACGAACACCTTCAGAAGATTGGAACAGCAGTCGGTGGAGCTAGTGATCATATGATGAGAATGGTGTTGGAGCAAGAGAGTTTGTATAACAATATGCAGAAACATGCAGGTCCTTCCAAAGCCCTATATACAAACAGTGTGAAGGGCCTTAAGGTTGTTGATAATGTTATGTGTTGCCTACCTCCAGAAGACACCAATcataaggggaagaagaacataCCGACGATGATGTATTTAGGAGGATCTGTTTCACCCCCAGGAGTAGGTGGTATTGGGGGGGTGGATCCATGTGGCAAGGTTTTTAACGAGAGCAACGTATACGACGTGCCAACCAGTTTATATCTGAGCAAGGGGCTAAGGGATGAAGATAATTTGAAGAGAATGTTAAATGCAAGCacgaagaaggttttaaattATGAGGAAGATTATCGAATGCATCCTTCCGAAGGGTATCAATTATACAAAAGTAAGAAGAACGGAGGAGGTGCTGGTTGTATTGAAAACGGAGCAGGGGCACAGATGGGAACGACGTCTACGCCATTaaggaatgaaaatgaaaattacgTGGGAAAAAGTTGCAGCTGTACGAATTATGGTAAGAAGAAAGGGGCAATGACCGATGCAGTATCGAGAGGGAATTGTTCCGGAGATCACCTGAAAAAGGTGGTAGGtaggatagaaaaaaatgggaatttgGCTGAACAAGTGAAGGGAAGTGGAGCGGGAGGTAGTATGGACATGCGGatggaaaataataaaggggaaaaaaacgtatGCAGAAAAAACAGTGGAGCATCTATGAGTAACAATATCAATTTGAACGTGTCTGACACCGACCTTAATGGAAACAAGAACTCAAGCGAGAAGAGGAATTCTTATGATAACAACAACGGTATGATCAGCAACAATAGTATAAATAACGTAGATAACACAGTGGcatattttaaagaaaattgtCTGAGCAATGAAAATGTGGTGTAcgacgaggaaaaaaaaatttttaaaacaaaggaaaactgtaatattaaaatatataggaGAAGCttagaaaaggagaaaatgctGAACTTCCCTTTAATCCATTTGGGTGAAAATGATGTTATAGTTAAGAggataaaattatattatcccataagaaatgaaaatatatttacaaatatatcaaaaattatttttatgacAAGTACGAATATCTGCTCGTTGTATCTTTCAGATTCTTATCTTATTCATTATGATGATGTGAAAATTCAATCCTACCTTTCGAAGGGAGGCTTTGGAGTTGTTTATAAGGGAATTCTTTTGAGGAAGCtgaaaaaatgcgaaattaTGTATGGCGCCAGTGGGAAATACAGCAAGGCGTTGTCAAATCAGAACAGCTTAAAGGGGCTAGGGGGAGCTAGCGGTGAGACTGCAGGAAGGACacaggggggaagaagcTCCCATAGACAATTGAACGGGGAAGATAATGATCAGGAtaatgatgaggatgaggcGTACGAACAGGAGCAACAACAGATGGAACAACAACTGGACGAGCGGAGAAATGTGCTTCACGCGGATGGAGGGAACCAAGACGGATCGAGCAACTACGCAGATAACAGTAATGTACAGGATGGTGCTGAGTCGAAGGGGAACTCAGGTCATGCGAGTGGACCAAATCGAAGCACCCCGAACAGTAACTCTCCCAAGGGAGATTTCCCAAACAAGCATTTCCccatgaagaagaagaaaagtcaCAACAGCGACAACAGCAAACTTAGCAGAAGCACGAAGAAGTTATGTAATTTGCGAAATCAGTTGATTGAGAAAATATTCGATACGTTCAAGAATCCAGTAAACCCCAACGGTGGTGGTAGTGGAATGAATGGTGGGTACCCCCTCAGAGGAGCAgagagagaagaagaagctcgGGAGGTACAAccggaggaggaagaagatgaacaGCCCTATGACGAcgatgagagaaaaaaaaattgtgataTTGAAGATATTCTAAAAAGTTGGGATGATGATAAGGCGAATCAggaggtgaagaagaaagcgATTAATCATGATAATTATAACATGAGCAAGGGGAATGAGAGAATGCTATTGAGGAACGGAGAAAAGTTTGGAATCGGTAATGTGAACCCTGGGGAGGATGTGGAAGATGCTGAATTTGGATCTGACGGGGAGAAAAACCCAGAACAAAAGCAGATGGACAAAGAAGAAgctatggaaaaaatggacctgaaaaaaggaagcaattGTATACACGTACAGGAAATAAGaaagttaaagaaaaaaatgctaaacTTTATTTattcgaaaaaaacaaatgagaaaataataattgatagagatgaattttttatcgAAGCCAagagaattttttataaattaaaaatgatgaacaatACGGAGTTAGATAAAAAGTATCATGAAGAAATAATTGCGTACTTGTTGTTAGACGTGTACCATAACAACACTGCATACAAAAATAGCCTCTGCTTCCTGTacgtgaagggaaaaaatattataacgTACGGAATGAATAAGGAAAGTCTCTATATATttgataataaaaatattttccactaCTACAGTGATAAGTGCATATTCAAAATTGTGTTTATCGATGAACACAAGGAATTGAAGAAGTATCAGAACCTCACCGTTTTCAATGTGCTAAATAATGAAAGGATGATGAAAACTTCTTCTCTCCTCAAGCACGAAAttaataaacataaaaatggattgAATAAGTTGGCAATCATTCCCTTTAGCAAGATGAATATGAGCCACCTGCTGAATGCGCTAATATTTGGATTTCTgaagttcctttttaatttaaggaagaagtatCATAAGCAGCCAAATAATTGCTCCTGTTATCCTCAAGGGGAAGACTTGCAGAGTACCCCAAATGGAAAGAGcttgaagaaaatgatggAGAGAGAACAAGATAACAACCAGACGAACATGTCAAATAATAAcgcttttttctccaacCTACAGTATACGAATTCGGATGCATGTGGTGATGGCGCTTTCAATTTTAATAAGGAAGATAGAGATTCCATTATTCttcaggaaaaaattaacatgcTTGATGAGTTCCTCTGCTGCAATTACGAGGAAGTGAGTGCAGACTATGCGGGAGGGAAAAGCAAGATAATGGGTGGTAGCGGTAGCGGAAATAACGACAGAAGTGATGAGACGGAGAATAACAACGGGGTTGGTACTGGTAGTGGAAGTGGGGTAACTGCGCATGGAAGTAGTGGACGAAGTAACAACGTGCATAGGGATGAGGCTGATAAAATGGGAAGTACAAGCAAGGCTAACTTGCATCTAAGCAATAACGGTGCAGGGAGCAGTACCGTGCTGAACACGAACAATACGGATGAGTCAAAAACTACCATGATGATGAATGTGTCTAGGAAAAAGAACGCTTTTAAAGATTATGGCAACGAGCGGGAGTACAACTACAGTGGTAAGGTGAGCAACCGGGAGGAGGCGCAACAACATTTGGAGGATGTGTGCGCTGAAAACTGCGGTAGGGATGAGGGGGAGAACGATGGTGACCAGGACGACAACGATGATGGTAGTGACGATGATGGTAGTGACGATGATGGtagtgatgatgatggtagtgatgatgatgatgacgatggtGACGCCGATGAAGAAAGAGCTTTTCTATCGCTGTCGCGCGCGGGAAGGAAGGTGAAAGGCACTGGAGAAAAGGGGTTATTACCTGAGGTGAAAAATGTAGGAAGGATGGGGGTTGTTAAAAGTTCAAAATGTAGGGTAGATACGAAAGGGATTAAAAACGCCAAGGTGACATCCTTATCCgtggaagggaaaaacttGCTGAAAATGAAATCCGGGGCGGATGGAAAGGGCGTGAAAAATATGGCTTTTGAGGTTAAGGAAGAAGCAGCAGAGGGAAGAAATTTAATCAACGATTCAGAAAAAGTAGGAGATGAGAAAACATGCGAACAGAGCGAAGAACTTGTACAGGTAAAAACACCAGTGGCTATAAAAATACACGATTTGAAGGACagcaaaaatttaaaaaactttttaagggaaatagaaatatataaaaatattcagcGTCCAAATATTTGTACGTTCTATGGAATATGCATAAGATCAAATAAATTAATGTTACTGTTGGAATACTACCCTAAGggtaatttatttaattttctaaaaaataaaaataaaattcacaAGAAGCAGAGACTAGCATGGGCATCCGAAATGTGTTCTATTGTCCATGCCTTTCATACACATAACCCTCCTGTAATAAATGGAGATATAAAAACATCCAACGTTTTAATAGACAATAATATGCACTTAGTTATGTGTGATTTTGGAAAAGCTCGTTTTAAGAATACAAAACTTTATAGCAACTTTGGCTCCTATAGATATATGGCCCCTGAAACTTTTAGTTGTACATCCGAAGTGACAGAGAAAATTGATATATGGAGTTTAGCATGTTGCATcgttgaaatattttccagCAAGTACCCATACCATAATTTATCGAAGAATATAAAGATTCGACATGAGCTTCTGGTGAATAAGAAGACTCCACACATTCCAAACTTTCTACCCAACTCCATGAAGAAATGCCTGCAGAGGTGCTTCAGTTTCAACCCGGAGGAGAGACCCTGTGCTTACGAGATGTACAAGTGTTTGAAGAAAATC